In the Cylindrospermopsis raciborskii Cr2010 genome, TGCTATCCATAGGACTAACATGATGGGAATAGCAGTCCAAATAATTTCTAGGGTAATATTTCCTTCGATATGTGGACCATCAGTAAAGTCATAGATTCTGGCTCTATGGAATAGGACAGAATATAAAATTGCTGCTGTAACCCCCAGAAAAATAAAGGCTCCTATGGTTACTAAAAAACTGAATAGATTATCTATCAAATGTGATTCAGCTGCAGCTTGCGGTGGTAACCAAGAATAGGATTGTTTACCAATAAAGATGCTCAGGAAGGTGATGAATATTCCTAGAGTCATCACAAGAAAAATATTCACAATTAACCGGATATTCATAGTTATGTCTGGGTGAATTTACTAAGAGAAAATGGGCAATAGGCAAATAGAATAGGTTAACTATTTCCCCAATACACTGTTGACATCCTCTCCCATTCTCAACAAATTATCTGCCGTATTATGTACACCAAATTCTGCTGCTAATTGGGCTCCTAGAGTTCCATGCGCGTACATAATTACCATGATCAAAACTCCGGCAAAAATATAACTCCAACCTACCTGCATATCGGCATCTTTATAGGTTATATAACGTTGCCATCCTCTCCAAAAGGTCATTCCTACCATTAAGGCTAATAAGAAAACACCACCTACACCATGCCACATCATGGTTTCCATAGCTTGCATTCCCCAAGAACTCTTGAGGTTCACCGGTGGAGTGGCTAATAACATTTCATAAAAACCCGCAGCAACTGTAAAAAATGTAATTACAGATGAAGCTACCATGTTGTACCAACCAACTTCAAATAATTGAGCTCGGTTGACAGTTAAACCCAGAGATTTAAACAAGAAGTGGTCTATAGGAAATAGAACAGCTACTAAATCGAAAATAACTCCAATGATAAACAGTCCTAAAGTTAGGTGAACTAGATTTGGATGAATGGGGATTGTGTAGGGTAATCCGTTGGCTCCCATTTGAGCACTTACTTGATCAATTAGTTCTGAATTCATTTCAAGATTCCATCCTTTACTGCTTCCACAACTGGTACTGTATGAATGCCATAAACCCATACCAGTTCATCACCTAGATATACTTGAAAACCTACTAGTATGGTCACCAGTAATCCCACAGCTAAATAGTGCACCGGCAATTTTTGTGGATTACGCGCACGCAGTACATAACGCCAAGCTGTGATTGCAGCTAAAATTCCTGACAGTGACCAACCAATTAGGGTATGGTAGTTTAAAACTGATTTCACAATATTGTAGGGTTTGGCTAAACCAGCTTCAAACTGACCGAAAATAATTGCTATGAAAATAGAAACTGTAGCTACAAACAAGTTCCAAAATCCCACTTCATAAAATCTGGTTTTTCCTGTGAAAAAGCCAACTGCATCACAAAAAAATGCAAATAATATCATGGCAATTACGAAGTGAACCACAATCGGATGGAGTGGATCTGGATAGGGTAAATTGTGGTCGTTCAATGAGGTTAAATACTCAAACATTAATTTCTCCTCTTTAGTTAGATGCTCGTCCAGTATTTACAGCTGGCACCAATTTTCGCTGAGCTATATTCATCAGTCACTACCAGATTTTCATATTCTTGTGCTTTTATTCTGTTCATCTAGCGTTACTTTTAGATTGATTCCCTAGTGATTTTTCAGCATTTTGTGGTTACAAGTCATAATTATTGGACACCCTTATATTGCGGTATTGCGTAACTTTTTGTCCTCTAATTTTTTTAAAAATACCTTATGGGTTACGCTAACCCATCATAACTCGGTCAAAACTAAAAGTTTGACAAAATGGTAGATAGCCATGATATTCAACTTCACTGGATGTAGCTATTATGAAATACAAAGAAAATATTTTGATGTCTACTATTTTACATTTAAGAATTATTGCTTTGCTTGGTAAAGTATAGTTTTGGTAGCTTTCTATAGATGGATCCATGACACATCGCAAAAAAAGGTCTATACTCGCAAAATTGCTAAAAATGTACATTCCCAAACCAGTCGCGGTTGAGCGTAGCACAACAAGTTTTTTCGAGTCTTTTCTAATTCTTGAATAATCTGTGGTTTATGTGTTTTTTGCCAATAATACTGTTGTAAGTATTCAATTAACCATAGCTGTCCTTCCGTGTCTAGCTCCCGATCAATTCTTTTACCCAATTCCAAGGCGTGTAAGTATGAGGTGGGCAATTTTTTTACTTCCTGGAGTAATTCGCTATTAATGCTTTGTAGTTGTTGGTGAGCCAAAATAGCACTTCCCGGACTCCCCGCAGCTAGGTTTAAGATTTCTGGGTGTTCTAAAATCTCTAGGTTTCCTGTTCTGGTTAACACCTGAGTTAAACTACTACTGTCTAACCTATAAAAGGGAATTTTTTGACACCGGGAAACCAATGTGGGTAGAATAGATTCCGGACTAGGTGCAATTAAAATTAAAGTTGCTCTTCCTGGTTCCTCTAAAGTTTTTAGTAGAGCATTAGCAGCAGATTCAGCCATAGCCTCTGCTTGCTCTATTACTACCACGCTACGTACAGACTCTAAGGGAGGACGGGATAAAAATTGAGAGATTTCCCTAATTTGCTCCAATCTAATTACCGGTGGTGCTTTACGCTTAACCTTTTTTTCTGCTGCTTGTGCTGCGGTTAGTCTTTCTCCTTGATATTGATAGGTGGGTTCTACCCAGAATAAGTCTGGGTGATTTCTTTGACTAACACGGTTTTTTAAAACGGACAATTCTTCACCATCTCTAGAACCAGCAAACAGTAGTTGGATAAAACACGTTGCTGCTAAACTTCTCCCTACCCCATCCTTCCCCGCAAATAAGTAAGCTGGTGCAATACGGTTTTGTTTCACGGATGCAGTTAATAGTTCTATGGCTTGTTGCTGTCCTATCAGTTCTTCAAACATGAAAATGGAATGGTGTCTAAGCAGTAGTGTTCACCAACGATTTTACAAACAAATTGTCAATTAAAATTTTCCTGATGTTTTCCTGGACTAATTCCGGTTCCCGATTACCATCTACCCGAATTATCTTCGATGGATGGTTTTTAGCTATTTTATTATATCCCTCTTGCACACGATGGTGAAATTCTATTGTTTCTTGCTCCATTCTATCCAGTTCTGCTTGACCACGTTTACGACTTAGTCCTATCTCTACATCTATATCTAACCAAATGGTTAGGTCACTTTCTAAACCTCCAGTAGCAATCTGATTAAGTTGGTCAATTATAATCATGTTTAACCCCCTACCATACCCCTGATAAGCAACAGTGGAATTTGTATAGCGATCGCACAGAATATATTTCCCGGTTGCTAAGTTTGGTTTAATAATACTGCTAACATGTTGTGAACGGTCTGCTGTATATAATAGCAGCTCTGCCATTTCGTCCAGTGGTTGCTCGTAAAATGTTTCCAGCAGCAACTTTCTTAAATTTTGTCCCAGGTGTGTTCCTCCTGGTTCGCGAGTTAGCAAAAAAGAAATTCCCAGGGTTTGTAACCACTGCGCCAACATTTGCATTTGAGTGGTTTTACCTGATCCTTCCACTCCCTCAAAGACAATTAACTTACCTATCATACTTATAGTATTTGTGGTTTGAAAACGACCACATTATAGATCGAGGAAGAATGCTTAGGAAAGGGTCTTGCGGTTAGATTATGTGCTACAATGCCAATTATATATCATAATGAAAAGGCTTGGTTGTTGACCAAGCCTAGATATATACCAAGTGTTTACCATGCTTATTAATTTAGATTGATAAAAATATAATCTCATCTTCCTAAAGTATAGCTTTAGCCAAAACGCTATAAACTTAGTTGATAGACATTGTATGGCTATATGTTGAAAAACTAAGTTTGTACACTTCCATTGGATAGATGAAATAGCAGAAAATAGAACGTAGACTTATCGATATATGGTAAACACCTGGTATATATAAAAGGCTTGGATTGTATTCAAGCCTTTTTCATAGGTTTTTATCGCGGACAAATAATCTGGCAATTTACATTAAGCGAGCGCGGAGGGATTTGAACCCCCGACCCACAGAACCGGAATCTGTTGCTCTATCCACTGAGCCACGCGCCCTCATACTCCCAAAAGTATAATGCCATTGTAACACGGTTTTACTGGTTAGCTGGAATTATTTCACCAATAATTTATTAAGAATTGTTAAGATTCCCACTCAAGGAAGAAAAATATTGGGACTTCCACTCATCTAAATCCGCTAATGATCTATCTCGATAACGCCCGTATTTTTCTGGTTTGCTCTTGATTTTAACGCCCAAATCTGGAACTATGCCAAAATTGGGTGGCATGGGTTGAAAATGCTTGGGCGCTGCACCACTAATAAACTCAAATAAAGATCCCATCATTGTGGTGTTCGGTAGGGTGAGAGGTTCCTTCCCTAGGGCAATTCTTGCCGCATTAGTCCCTGCTAGCCAACCACCAGCAGATGCAGCGGTATAACCCTCCGTACCAATTAGTTGTCCTGCTGCTAGTAGGGTATGTCGTTGTTTAAATTGCAGGGTCGGTAAAACTAACTGGGGCGCGTTTAAAAAAGTGTTCCGGTGCATTACTCCCAATCTAACAAACTCGGCGTTTTCCAAACCGGGAATCATTCTAAACACCCGTTTTTGCTCCCCCCAACGTAAATTGGTTTGAAACCCTACCATATTCCATAGTTGGCCAGCTTTATCTTCTTGTCGTAACTGTACTACTGCGTAGTTACGCTCTCCAGTTCTTTCATCTGTTAAACCCACCGGTTTCAGGGGACCATATCGCATGGTGTCCTCCCCTCTTTGTGCCATTTCTTCTATGGGTAAACAGGCTTCAAAAAACTTCGCCGTCTCTCTTTCAAAGTCCTTTAATTCTGTTTGTTCCGCTTGGCAAAGTGCTTCCCGAAATTCTAAATACTGCTGTTTACTCATGGGACAATTTAAATAGGCCGCCTCACCTTTGTCATAACGGGAAGCCATAAAGGCAATATCCCTATTAATGGAATCCCCTACTATTATGGGACTAGCAGCATCAAAGAAGTTGAGATATTCTAATCCCGTGAATTGTTGAATATCAGCGGATAATTGGGGACTGGTTAGTGGTCCTGAGGCTAAAACCACTATCCCCGCAGGAACTTCCTTTACCTCCCCTCGTCGTAAATCAATCAAAGGGTGATTGGCTAAGGTCTGGGTGAGATCCTCTCCAAATTTTCCCCTGTCTACCGCTAAAGCACCACCCGCTGGTACTGCATGTTCATCCGCTTTACTAATAACTATAGAGTCAAGTTGTCGCAGTTCTTCATGCAGTAACCCAGCTGCGCGATCGCTTGCCATAGCTCCAAAGGAATTACTACACACTAGTTCAGCTAAGTTTTCCGTATGATGGGCGGGACTAAAGCGTTGGGGACGCATTTCGTGTAGAATCACGGGTACTCCTGCTTGAGCTATTTGCCATGCTGCTTCTGTGCCTGCAAGTCCACCGCCTATTACTTGTATTGGTTCTTTTATGAGTTCTAATATCATAGTCGTATTTTATAAAACAATATGGGGATGAATAAATTGATAACCCGCATCCTTGAGTTTTTGGTTAGAAACCCAGGTATTATACTGACGAGTACTTTTGTTGGTAGCATCCCATATTACATTGGGCAAATTATGAGTTTTTAAAACACCATCAATGAGTTCTCGACTAGTAAAATGACTGTCGTCTACTAAATTATAAATCCCTTGTAACCGTTGCCAACGGGCAAATTCTACAACTCTCACAATATCATCCAAATGTACCCAGTTGGTGATTTCCTCGCCATTTCCCTCACGGGTTGTGCCAGCTGTTCTGCTAAATATTTTAATTAATTCTCTTCCTGGTCCATAAATTCCCCCTAACCGCAAAATACAAACGCGCAGATTCTCCGTTGCTGCTGCTAGTAAAATTTCCTCGGTTTTGCCAAGAATCTGACTGTTCAAATTGGGTGGAGCTGGTGGTGTCTCCTCATCTACCCACACACCGTTTCTATCACCATAAATCGCATAACTACTTGTGTAAATTAATTGTTTAATTTTAGGATGGTATTTTATTAAAGAGGTTACTGTTTTAGCAGTTTCCAAATAGGTTTTTTCATAACTGCTACTACTTTTAGCACCTACAGCTAATAGAACCACATCTTGATTTTTTAAAACCCTATTTAAAACGACTTGGTCATCACCCATAGTGACTTCAACTGCATCTGCTACTTCTTGTAGGGTTGAGACTTTATGCTCACTGGTAGTAGTTAAAGTAACCCTAAAACTCGGATTTTGCCGCCAAAACTTAGCAACCGCATAACCAACATACCCACAACCAATAATTGCTACATTCATAATCATTTACACACCAAAAAAATACTTAACCTTACTCATGCCAACCTTGCGGTTACTGGCAGCGTGCTTATTTTTACTACCTGTGGCTGATACTTTTTAGGAATAGGATTTAGCATGATATGTAAATGAAAAGCACAATTTCCGTTATACAGGATACTCTTTTCTATTTAACCATAAATTGCACCATCAGGCATAATGGCTCCTGTAAGGTTTGCACCCACTAGCTTGACCAGGAGACGCTCCCCTGAGCGCATTCTAGCACCAGTTAGGTCAGCACCTCGCAGATCTGCACCGCTGAGATCTGCACCTATTAAATTGGCTGAACGTAAGTTTGCC is a window encoding:
- a CDS encoding DUF2231 domain-containing protein, translating into MNSELIDQVSAQMGANGLPYTIPIHPNLVHLTLGLFIIGVIFDLVAVLFPIDHFLFKSLGLTVNRAQLFEVGWYNMVASSVITFFTVAAGFYEMLLATPPVNLKSSWGMQAMETMMWHGVGGVFLLALMVGMTFWRGWQRYITYKDADMQVGWSYIFAGVLIMVIMYAHGTLGAQLAAEFGVHNTADNLLRMGEDVNSVLGK
- a CDS encoding DUF2231 domain-containing protein, whose translation is MFEYLTSLNDHNLPYPDPLHPIVVHFVIAMILFAFFCDAVGFFTGKTRFYEVGFWNLFVATVSIFIAIIFGQFEAGLAKPYNIVKSVLNYHTLIGWSLSGILAAITAWRYVLRARNPQKLPVHYLAVGLLVTILVGFQVYLGDELVWVYGIHTVPVVEAVKDGILK
- the holB gene encoding DNA polymerase III subunit delta' produces the protein MFEELIGQQQAIELLTASVKQNRIAPAYLFAGKDGVGRSLAATCFIQLLFAGSRDGEELSVLKNRVSQRNHPDLFWVEPTYQYQGERLTAAQAAEKKVKRKAPPVIRLEQIREISQFLSRPPLESVRSVVVIEQAEAMAESAANALLKTLEEPGRATLILIAPSPESILPTLVSRCQKIPFYRLDSSSLTQVLTRTGNLEILEHPEILNLAAGSPGSAILAHQQLQSINSELLQEVKKLPTSYLHALELGKRIDRELDTEGQLWLIEYLQQYYWQKTHKPQIIQELEKTRKNLLCYAQPRLVWECTFLAILRV
- the tmk gene encoding dTMP kinase, which gives rise to MIGKLIVFEGVEGSGKTTQMQMLAQWLQTLGISFLLTREPGGTHLGQNLRKLLLETFYEQPLDEMAELLLYTADRSQHVSSIIKPNLATGKYILCDRYTNSTVAYQGYGRGLNMIIIDQLNQIATGGLESDLTIWLDIDVEIGLSRKRGQAELDRMEQETIEFHHRVQEGYNKIAKNHPSKIIRVDGNREPELVQENIRKILIDNLFVKSLVNTTA
- the trmFO gene encoding FADH(2)-oxidizing methylenetetrahydrofolate--tRNA-(uracil(54)-C(5))-methyltransferase TrmFO, with protein sequence MILELIKEPIQVIGGGLAGTEAAWQIAQAGVPVILHEMRPQRFSPAHHTENLAELVCSNSFGAMASDRAAGLLHEELRQLDSIVISKADEHAVPAGGALAVDRGKFGEDLTQTLANHPLIDLRRGEVKEVPAGIVVLASGPLTSPQLSADIQQFTGLEYLNFFDAASPIIVGDSINRDIAFMASRYDKGEAAYLNCPMSKQQYLEFREALCQAEQTELKDFERETAKFFEACLPIEEMAQRGEDTMRYGPLKPVGLTDERTGERNYAVVQLRQEDKAGQLWNMVGFQTNLRWGEQKRVFRMIPGLENAEFVRLGVMHRNTFLNAPQLVLPTLQFKQRHTLLAAGQLIGTEGYTAASAGGWLAGTNAARIALGKEPLTLPNTTMMGSLFEFISGAAPKHFQPMPPNFGIVPDLGVKIKSKPEKYGRYRDRSLADLDEWKSQYFSSLSGNLNNS
- a CDS encoding SDR family oxidoreductase; translation: MNVAIIGCGYVGYAVAKFWRQNPSFRVTLTTTSEHKVSTLQEVADAVEVTMGDDQVVLNRVLKNQDVVLLAVGAKSSSSYEKTYLETAKTVTSLIKYHPKIKQLIYTSSYAIYGDRNGVWVDEETPPAPPNLNSQILGKTEEILLAAATENLRVCILRLGGIYGPGRELIKIFSRTAGTTREGNGEEITNWVHLDDIVRVVEFARWQRLQGIYNLVDDSHFTSRELIDGVLKTHNLPNVIWDATNKSTRQYNTWVSNQKLKDAGYQFIHPHIVL